The window TGCACGAGGTCGGTCGCGATCTGCGTCTCGGCGTCGGCGAAGTCGGTCTGGCTCGACAGGAGCTGAACCTCGGCTTGGTTCACGTTGAGGAAGTCGACCAAGCCCTCCCGATAGCGCTGCCTCGACGCCGCCAGGGCCGCCTCGTTCTGCCCCACGGCGCGCGCGAGGTCGGCGCGTCGGCGCTGCGCCTGCGCGTAAGCCGTCAACGCGTCGTCGACCTGTTGCCAAGCCTGGAGCACCGTCTTCTGAAATTGCACAGCGGCTTCGCGCTGCTGAGACTCACGCAATTCCAGCTGCCCTTTGAGCCGGCCACCCTCGAAGATCGGCACCGTCACCGACGGCCCGACGTTCCAGGCCGTGGAGGACAGCTTGGCGAGGTCGCCGAAGCGGATGGCCTGCAGATTCAGGGCACCCGTGAGCGTGACGCTCGGGTAGAAGTTCGCCACCGCGACGCCGGTCTGGGCCGTCGCGGCGTGGAGGTGAGCTTCGGCCTCGCGGACGTCCGGGCGCCGGCGCACGAGGGTGCCGGGCAGACCCACGGGCACGGTGCGCGGCACTCGTGGCACGAGGCGCGGCGGCTTGAGCTCTCCTTCGAGCGCCCGCGGCGTCTCCCCGAGCAGCAGGCCGATGGCGTTGATGAGCTGCGCCTCCTGAGTCAGGAGGGGTGGCAGCGTCCCGGTGACCGTCGCGAGCTGGGCGCGGGCCTGGGCGAGCTCCAAAGTTGTGGCGTAGCCGTTGCCGAGCCTGTCTTCGACGAGCGCCACGTTCCGGGCCGCGACCGCGACGTTGGCCCTGGCGATGGCGGTGCGGGTCTGGGCGCCGCGGAGCTGCAGGTAGTCCTGGGCCACCTCGGCGAGCGCGGCGAGGGCCACGCCGTTGCGCGCCTCGGCTGAGGCCAGCACTTCCGCGTCGGCGGCCTCGACGGCGCGCCGCACGCGGCCGAACAGGTCGAGCTCCCAGGATGACGTCAGTCCCTCGTTGTAGAGCGGAAATTCGAGCGGGGCGCCGGGGGCGCCCTGGACGAGCTTGAGGATGCCGTTGGGGCTGGCGCGGTTGTACATGTCGGTCGACGACCCGTCGACGTGCGGGAGACCCTGTGCGGCCGTCACCCCGCGCTGCGCGGCACTCTGGATCACCCGCTCGGTGGCGGTCCTGAGGTCGAGGTTCTGCGCCGCCACCCTGTCCACCAGCGAGGACAGTTCGGGGTCGTGAAATGAGCGCCACCAGCGGAGATCGACCTCGCCCTCACCCTGAACCGTGCGGCTGGGAACCTTGGGCTCGCCCCCCCAGCGGACCGGCGTGTCGATCACGACTGGACTGACGCCGGTGGCGTCGAAGCCGCAACCGCCGAGCGCGACGGCGACGATGAGGAGGGGGCCGAGGCGACGCACCGGCTCAGCGCCCCGTGACGGCACGAGGATCGTGGCGCTGTTCGGCCACGACGTCCTGGAGGTCGGTGTGGATGGTGGTCTCGACCGAGAAGCCGACGCGCAGCAGGTTGGCGAGGGGCTGATTCGGCGAGATGTCGATCTTCACGGGCAGGCGTTGGACGATCTTGGTGAAGTTGCCGGTCGCGTTGTTGGGCTCGATCGGGGAGAAGGTGGCTCCGCTCGCGGCCGGCACGCCGTTTACCACGCCGTCGAGGTCGATGTCGTAGGCGTCGACGTGCACCGTCGCGTGCTGGCCGGCGCGCACGTGCCGGAGGTCTTCCTCGCGGTAGTTGGCCGTGACATACACCTGCTGGAGCGGCACCAAGGTCATCAATGTCGCCCCGGCGGTCACGTAGTTGCCCACCTGGACGGACCGCTGCGCCACCATGCCGTCGAGCTTGGCGAGGATCCGCGTGTAGCTCAGGTTGAGCTTGGCTTGCTCGACCTGGGCCCGGTCCGCCTTGACGGTCGCTTCCGAAGCCTGCTGCTGCTTCTTAAGCGCGTCCAGCTGCTTCTTCGAAGCGTCGAGCTGAGCCTGGGCCGAACGCAGGGCGGCCTGGTTCTGCTGCAGAGTCGCGTCGGCCTGCTGGTGCTGCTGGTTCGAGCCCGCGCCGGTCGCGACGAGGTTGTCGAAACGCCGCGCATCAGCCTGGGAGAAGGCGAGCCTGGCGCGTGCCGAATCGACATCCGCCGACGATTCATCGATGATCGAGGGCTGCCGCTCGATGTTGACGCCGATGTCCCCGGTCTGGGCCTGGTCGCGCTGGAGCTGAGCTTCCGCGGCGTCGAGCGCCGTCTGGTAATCGCGCGGGTCGATCTCGGCGAGGAGATCGCCGGCCTTCACGACTTGGTTGTCCTCGACCGGCACCGAGGCGATCTGCCCGGAGACGCGCGGCGCGACCGTCGTGTAGTGGACCCGTACGTAGGCGTCGTCCGTCCACACGTCGGGGCGCGGCCGGAAGATGATCCACAGCACGACGGCGGCGAACGCCACCACGACCACGGCCGCGAGGACGAAGGGCCACCAGGGGAGCGGCTTCTTGGGCTTGTCGGGTTTCCCGTCACCCTTCTTGGCATCGTCCTCCTTGCCCTTGCCCTCCTCTTTCTCGTCGCTCCCGCCCTGGGCGTCGTCCTTCTTGTCTGCCTTGCCGTGGTCCTGCTTGTCTTCGCCGTCCTTGCCCCTCGCCCCGTCGCCCTTCGCGCTGGGGCCGCGTTTCTGGCCGGATCCGCCCCCGCTCCCACGCGGTCCCTCGTCCTGACCTCGCCGGGCGCGTCGGTCCCCACGGTCCTCGAAGCCTCGCTCTTCGTCCTCCCGCATCGAAGGGCTGGACCTGCGTGCCGACGCCGGGGCGGGCTGGGGCGTCAGCCAGTCGCGCTTCGGACGCCCGCTGTCGGTCGTGCTCATCGTCATCGCGGGTCTCAGGACTTCGAGAACTGGAGGCGGGGCGGCAGCGTCCGCACCGGCAGCACGCAGACGATCACCATCAGGGCCACGGTGATGGCGCCGAGGATCAGGTAGGTGTCGGCGGTCGTCAGGATGGTGACCTGTTGCTCGACGATCCGGTTGAAAGCTTCGAGGCTGCCGGGCGCGCGAGGCTGCCCATCGGCCAGCAACGGCGGTGGCGAGGTGGGCAGCACGCCGGACCCTTGTACAAGCGGCCAGCGCACGCGGCCGACCTGATCCACGATGTTGACCGAGTGCAAGGCACCGCGCCAGCGCGTGATGAGTTCGAGCAGCCACGTGCCGGCGGCCTCGGCGACGGCCCGCGGGAAGTTGATGAGTGCGGAGGCGAAGGGCCCGTCCGTCTCCTTCGTGACCGTGTTGGTCGCCATCATCAGCAGCGGCATGACGACCATCGGCTGGCCGACGGCCTGGAGCGCCTGCCACAGATAGAACTGGTCGCGGTTCCACACGACGTTGATCGAGGACGAGCCGATGCACGAGGCGAGGATAAGCGCCATGCCGACGAGGCTCACGGCCCTCGCGTCCGCCCACTTGTTGTCGAGCAGCAGGGCCATCAGGGGCAGCATCACGATCTGCCCGGCCGACACCACCAGCGTCGCGAACTGCGCCTGGACCGGGCGATAGCCTTGCACCTCCTGGAGATATTGGAGCGGCACCGTCGAGCCCGATTGGGCGATGAGCAGGAACGTGAACAGGCCGACGGCGCCGTAAGCGAAGTTGCGCTTGCCCAGCATCTGCAGCTTGAGGAAGGGCAACGGATGGAACCATTCGTTCACGAGCAGCAGCGGGATCGCGAGGGCGCTCACCAGGGCCAGTACGGAGATGAACGGCGAATTGAACCAGTCGAGCCGGTCGCCCTGAAGCAGCAGGGTCGAAAGCGCGCCCGTGCCGACGACAAGCAGGATCAGGCCACGCCAGTCCAACATGGCGAAGCGCTTCAGGACGGGCGGGTCCTGCGGCAGGCCGTACCAGACCAGCAGCGCCCCGAGCGCGCAGAACGGAATAGGCTCGAAGAAGATGAACTGCCAGGCGTGCAGGGTGTGCAGCCAGAAAGCGGCCAGCGTCGCCGCGAGGCCGGGCGTGAAGGTCGCCGTGAGGGCGTAAACGGCGAGACCGTAGAGACGGATGTCGGGCGTGAGCACGCGCAGCGCCGTGGCCATCAGGAGGGGCACCATCAGGCCGCCGAACAGGCCCTCCAGAATGCGGAGAGCGTAGATGGCCTCGATGTTTGGGCTGAAGGGGATCAGCACGCTGAACAGGCAGCAGCCAGCGATGACGCCGATCGCCCATAGGCGGTGTGTCAGGGTCACGAGGAACCAGGGTGACAGTGCCATGCCGACGATCTCGGCCGAGGTGTACAGGCTGTCGATCCAAGTGCCGGGGTCATGGCCGATGCCGAAACCGCCGCGGATGTCGACCAGCGCGATGGCAGAGACCTGGTCGTTGAACTCGCTCGCCATGGTGGCGAGCAGCACGCCGCCGAGGGCGAGCAGGGGTTTGACGTCCATGCGGCAAGGGATCCGGCTTCAGCGCGGAGGGGGAGGCGCGGCGACGTTCAGTCCGTGTGCCCGCGGTATCCACCACCCGGCGGCACGAGCCGATGGCGTCAACCAACGGAATCGAAAAGTGGCGATGACACCGATCACGCAGTCACCGCGTGACGATGATCCGTGCACGGCGCCTCGGCCCCCAATACAGGGGCCGAACCGTCTGATCTATATTTCCCAGACATCGGCATCTCGGAGCAAACCCATCGACAGCGAGAATCGGCACAACCTCGATGTGCACGCCAATCCTTGGAGCCGTCAAGTGTAAATATACAACACTCGCTTCCACTCATATCGAATATTACTTGCGAGTGACTCTCGCTATGGTGGCGAAGTGATGGAAGGTGGACGTCGAAATCCGCTCAGCGCAGCATTGAACAAACTCAAGATTGCTGAGCCGGATCGTTGCACGCGGCACGAAGGTGCTTCGTCCGCTACGCGGTATCGAGGGGCGTCCGGCGATGTCCTCAGGGGCCGAAGCCGCCGGGACGGATCCGATCGCGGTTGCCCGCCCGGTGTGGCCATATCCTTCGCACGTGCGCAGGACACCACCCTGGAAACACTCGGCGCCGCCGATCGTGCTATTTCTGCGAGTCCCTCGGTGACGGCTATTGTAACTTGCGAGCGAAGGTCGCGAAGGCAGCGAGCTGGCCTGCGATGAAGTCCCTGGTGGCGGCATCGGTGATCTCGAACGTCTCGGCATCGATCTTGCTGGCTGCCCCGCCGACGATGACCTCTGGCTTGTTGAGAACGTAAGCGTCGAGAAAGACGAGGATCTGGCGCAGGTGGTACTGGCACCGGGCGCCCCCGATCGCGCCGGGCGACGCCGTCTGGATCGCGACGGGTTTGCCGGCGAGCGGCTGCGACGAGCAGCGTGACAGCCAGTCGAGCGCGTTCTTCAAAGCGCCCGGCACTGAGTAATTATACTCGGGCGTCGCAATGACGACGCCGTTCGACACGCGGATGCTCTCCGACATTGCCAGCACCGGCTCTGGGAAGCCGTCGGCCTGCAGATCCGCGTCGTAAAGCGGGAGATCGCCGATGGTGCCGAGGACGTCGATGGTCACGCCCTCCGGTGACAGCCGCGGCAAGGCGCGCGAGATCGCGGCATTGTAAGAGCCGCGGCGTAGACTGCCGACCAGCGTGACGAAACGGAGCGGCTTGTCCTGTGACATCGTGAGATCTCCAGTGTCTTGGATTGAGGCGGGACGAGCCGACCTCATCCTCCAGCAAACGGCCGCATTCGGATTGACGGCAGGTCGCACCCTGCCGGCCGTCAAACCTCGAACGTCACAGGATGATGTCTGACCCCACACGTTCATCCCAGGGACTGCCGAGATGCTCGAACAGCGCCACCCTGAAGCCGCGAACATAGGGACTCTGGATGAAACGATAGTAGGCGGACTGATGCGCGAACGTCATATCGATGACGTAGTGATTGCCGGGGTCTGTCTGTCGGATGAGCGTGATCGCGCGGACGGTCTCGTCCTGCCGCGCCTCCCGAACGAAATTCACGAGCACGTTCGTGCCTTGGGCCTGCTGGTCGGGCATCGGGTCGACGAGAACGATGGAATGAATGTTGGCGTCAGATTTGACGGGCATGGCTCAAGCTTTCAAGATGAAGGACCCGCGGCCGGGGCGGGTCAGGGCTGTGGACAGGGGGCATGATCGGAGGCGTCGCAGGAGACGAGGGGCCTGGGCGCGATCCGGCGACCACCGAACGGGCGGAGCAGCGGGATGCCGGACGGTGAGTGCGAGACCTTCTCGGGATCGTCGAGAACCGCGATGGCCTGATTGCCGACGCTGTCCGGATGGCGTTCGATAGGCCCGCGAGGGCTTCACGGGCCGGGACAAGGCCCTGGTAGCTTGGTCGAGCTTCGCATGATCTGAATCGCAGGGACGACCGGCGCGCCGACGCGATAAGCGACGCCGGTTCCGTCCATGCTCTGCTGCCGGGTGGCGCCGATGTTCTGCGGCGCGTATCGAATCGCCAGGGCACGACCACGGGCGCAACCTGTAGGCGCACGCGACTGGCCTCGCATCGATGGAAAAGGGCCCGCATGGGTCTGTCTTTGCAGGAGCGGCGCGCGGCCTGGGAGGGATGCAGAAGGGCGGACGGCTTCAAGAATGAAACATTTGCGATGGTCAACGCAAGATCAAATTTGGCTTGATTCCGATAGTCTGTCAAAGCCTATCCATGAGCGCGCCTCCTAAGCCACGCATGTATCGATCGGAAATCATGCTGGACTTAACTCCGAACGCATGTCGCGGCGAAATATCCGATCAAGCCATATTGGCTGTAGACCGGGCGCCGTTTCTGGACTGAGATGGACCTCGGGGACAGGCCTGTCAGGATGCGGCGGACTAGAGGACGGCAAAGGTTCGTCGCCTGTCCGCCCGCGGCCTTGAGAGGTTGGGCGCGACGTGCCGACTGTTCACCGCAATCCTGGAGGCATGCAGTCCGTGCGGGTCTCCGCGCGGCGAGAGCGCGGGGATGGATATGACGGGCGTCGAGGACGAGCGGCTCATGGGACCGGACAAGCGCGACTGGCGCCTATGGGGCACCTACCTGCCCGAGCGTCAGTGGGGTACGGTCCGCGAGGACACGTCCGGCGGCGGTCAGGCCTGGACGTCCTTCCCCTATGAGGACAGCCGCCGGCGCGCCTATCGCTCCGGCGAGGACGGGCTGCTCGGCTGGTGTGACGGGGAAGCGCGGCTCTGCTTCTCGATCGCGCTCTGGAACGGGCGCGACGACCACCTGAAGGAGCGTCTGTTCGGCCTCAGCAACCTCGAAGGCAACCACGGCGAAGACGTCAAAGAACTCTACTACTACCTCGACGGGACTCCGAGCGGCAGTTACGCCCGAGCACTTTATAAGTACCCGCAGGGACCATTCCCCTACGCGGAGCTAGTGGAGGAGAACGGCAGGCGCGGCTTCGGCGATCCGGAATACGAAATCATCGACACGACCGCCTTTGCCGAGGATCGCTACTTCGACATCATGGTCGAGTATGGCAAGCGCAGTCCCGAGGACATGCTGATCTGCCTCACGGTGCGCAACCGGGGGCCCGAGACGGCCGACCTCGCCCTGCTTCCCACGCTCATATTCCGCAACGCCTGGGGACGGGGTGGTCCGCACCCCGGTCGTCGGCCGGAGATGTGGGTGGAAAGCACCTCCATCCTGGCCCGGCACGACGACCTCGGGCTCTATCGTCTGTCGCCTCTGCCGGGTACCGCCGGAGTGCCCGAGCCGGTCTTCACCGGCAACGAGGATGCCGGCGGAGATGATGCATTCGCCTACACCAAAGACGCCTTCCACCGTCTGATCGTCGGAAACGACGGCGGCGCGGTAGATCCCGCACGCCGCGGCACCAAGGCGGCTTTCCCGTTCCATCTGCGGATCGAACCTGGCATGGACCACGTCCTGCGCCTTCGCTTTGCGCGAGACGATCAGAGGGAGCCGGAACCGCTCGACGTGCGGGGCTTCGATGCATGCTTGATACAGCGCCTCGAGGAGGCCGACGCGTTCTACGCCTCGCGCATACCGGCCGGTGCCGGTATCGAGGAAGCACGGGTGATGAGGCAGGCCTATGCAGGGCTGCTGTGGACGAAGCAGGTCTATATCTTCGACGTCAAACGTTGGCACGACCGCCACGGTGACGCTGCTTCGTCCCGGGATGCGCAGAGCCTCAATGCAGGGTGGCGGCATGTGCGTGCCCATGACGTCATCTCGATGCCGGACAAGTGGGAGTACCCCTGGTTTGCGGCCTGGGATCTCGCCTTCCACATGATTCCCATGGCGGAGATCGACTCCGACTTTGCCAAGAGCCAACTCCTGCTCATGTTGAGCGAACGCTACATGCATCCCAACGGGGCGCTGGCCGCCTACGAGTTCGGCTTTGATGATGCCAACCCGCCTGTGCACGCCCTGGCCATCTGGCGCGTCTTCGAGGCAGACCGCGAAACCACGGGCCGCCCGGACATCGACTTCCTGGAGCGGGCCTTCCAAAGGCTGCTCCTGAACTTCACGTGGTGGGTGAACCGCAAGGACGCCTCGGGAAAGGACCTGTTCGGCGGCGGGTTCATGGGGCTCGACAACATCGGCCTTTTCGATCGCGATCAGGCCCTGCCGTTCGGCGAAGCGCTGCTCCAGGCCGACGCGACTGCCTGGATGGGACTCTATTGCTCCGTTATGCTGACGATCGCCGTCGAGTTGGCCCAGGAACGGCCAATGTACCAGGAGATGGGCGTCAAATTTTTCCATCATTTCATTCTGATCGTCGATGCCATCAACACAGCGCTCGGCACGGGGCTGTGGGATGAGGAGACGGGCTTCTTCTACGACCAGATCCGCGAGGAGGATCGACCGCCGGTGCCGCTCAAGGTGCATAGCGTCGTCGGACTGCTGCCGCTGGTCGCCAGCACGATCCTGCGGTCCGACCAGCGCGACGCCGTCCCGGACATGGTGCGCCAGATCGAGGAGGGACTGGACGATCACCCGGAACATCGAGGCCATCGCGGCACGGCTGCCGAAGGCGAAGCCCTTTTCGCGGGAGCCCCCTTCGTGGCCCTGGTGCCGCGGGAGCGGCTCCGGCGGCTTCTGGCTCGCATGTTGGACGAAGGGGAGTTCCTGTCGCGCTTTGGGCTGCGCAGCCTGTCCAAGCGGCATGCCGACGAGCCAGTCGCGCTTAGAGCCTGACCCAAAAGCCTACGATCGCGCGAGTCGCCGGATGCCGAACTGGATGGCAGCGAGGGTGACGAAGGCGAGCAGGGTCGAGGCGAGGTTTTCGAAATCCTTGGCCAGGCGCCGGTTCCGCCCGAGCCAGGAGAAGGTCCGCTCCACAACCCACCGGCGCTTGATCACCTCGAAGCCGACCGCCTTGGGATTGCGGCGGACCACCTCCAGCCGCAGCCCATTGCTCGCTGCCGCCTCATAGGTCTGTTGCGCATTATAGCCCGCGTCGGCGAATACACATTCCAGCCACGGAAACCGGAGCTTGATCTTGTCGAACAGAAGCGCCGCGCCGTCGCGGTCCTGAACGCCTGCCGAGTGGACGACGAGGCGGATCGGCAAACCCAGTGTGTCGACGAGCGCGTGGATCTTGCGACCTTTCACCTTCTTTCCAGGCTCGTAACCCACCGCGTCGGCTGCGTCGGCGGTCTGTTTCTCGGCTTTACAGCCCCTTTTTCGGCCGACTTGATCGTCTGGCTGTCGATGATGCCGGCGGAAGGGGAACCTTCACGGTCCTCGCGCTCCCGCAGCATCGGGTAAAGCTGGTCCCAGATCGCATGCCACGTGCCGTCAGCCTGAAACTTGCGGAAGATGTTGTACACCGTCGAACGCGGAGGAAAGCCATCCCGCGGCAGATAGCGCCACGGGCAGCCGGTTCGCAGCAGAAACAGGAGCGCGTTCATCGCCGACCGCATGTCGGTCTTGCGGGGCCTGCCACCCGGAGTGGCATCCGGGATCAGCGGCCCCAGCACGGCCCACTCCGCATCCGTGACATCGCTCGGAAAGCCGCCACCCAGGCGCCTGTAGGTTTTTCGTTGCTCGTCGGTCCACATGGTGATCCTGCCCGCTCGCTCGCCGGCTCTGAATCACACAACCAGGACGACGTCATCCATCCTTTTGGGTCAGATGGGGTGATTGGGGCTCCAGCCCAGGCCCAACGGTGGCTGCTCCTGCCCGGATGGTTCAACGTGGTCCGTGTCGAGCGGCCACAAGCATCGCGACAGGAGCAACCATGACGTACTATGCCGGACTGGACGTGTCCCTGGAAGAGACCGCGATCTGCGTGGTCGATGACGCGGGTCGGATCGTGAAGGAGCTGCGCGCCGCGAGCGCGCCAGGGCCGCTGGTTGCGGCCCTGCAGGGCTTGAAGCTGCCGATCGAGCGGATCGGCCTCGAAGCCTGCTCGTTGACGGCTTGGCTGCACGAGGGCCTGCGCGCGGCGGGGCTGGCGGCGGTCTGCATCGAGACACGGCAGGCCAACGCCGCCATGAAGACCATGCCCAACAAGACCGACCGCAACGACGCGCGTGCCCTGGCGCAGATCATGCGCACCGGCTGGTTCCGGCAGGTGCACGTCAAGTCGCAGCAGTGCCGGCTGTGGCGCTCGCTGCTGGTCGCACGCCGCACGGTGCTGAACGAGATGCGGTCGATCGAGAACGTCGTTCGGGCCATGCTTCGGGAAGCCGGGCTGAAGGTCGGCACGCCGAGCCGGGCGGCCTTCGACAAGCGTGTGCGCGAACTCTGCTCGGACGACACAGCGTTGCTGGCGATGGTGGAGCCGTTGCTCACTGTACTGTCGACGATGATCCAGCAGCTCGCCCGATTGACAAAACAGGTGCTGAAGATCGTGCGCGAGGAAAAGATCTGTCGGCGGCTGATGAGCGCACCCGGCGTCGGCCCGATCACCGCCCTGGCGTTTCGCGCCACGATCGACCGACCCGATCGGTTCGGCCATTCGCGCGACGTCGGTGCCCATCTCGGCCTGACGCCCTCGCGCTACCAGTCGGGCGAGACCGACATTCAGGGCAAGATCAGCCGATGCGGCGACGAACTGGCGCGAACGGCCCTGTACGAGGCCGCTAACGCGTTGCTCGTGCGCAGCCAGAAATGGTCCAGCCTGCGGGCCTGGGGCATGACGATCGCCAAGCATCGCGGCATGGCGCGGGCGCGCGTTGCCGTAGCCCGAAAGCTGGCCGTGGTCCTGCACCGGATGTGGAGCGACGGTACCGACTTTCGGTTCGGCACCGGGCCGACCACCGCGCCCGCCACCGTAGTTGCCTGACGCTCGGAGGACACCGCGGGCCGCCACCCGCACGAGCTTCACCTGAAAGGGTGATGTGGACCGTTCCCGTGGGGACGATCGGTAAGGCCACCTCGTTGAGAGTCTTGAGCCCGCGGCGACGTCGCGAGGTCGTGAAACAGATCGAGGGACCGAGCCGGACTGACCCCATCATGCGGCGGCGAAACGCCGACCGCGAAGAGAAGCGTGTGACCCGCGGGAACGGGACAAAAAACCTGACAGGAGCGCTTGACCTCCAGAGCCCCAATCAGAGAAGGCTCTTAGCCACGGCAGTGAAACCTTCGAGATCCACTACGTTCCCGGTGAAGGCGATTCAGGGGCCTTCGGCGGCAACAGCAATTGGCGCGGACCGGTGTGGTTCCCCGTCAATCTGTTGATCATAATCGGACTGCGGCGCGCCCACCTGCTCTATGGTGCGAGCTTCCGCGTGGAATGCCCTGCAGGCTCGGGCGAGCTCATGACCCTCGACGAGGTCGCGACCGACCTGGCGCGGCGCCTCGTCGCTCTGTTCCTGCCCGATGCCGAGGGGCACCGGCCATGCCATGGAGGAGAGACGCGCTATGCGACGCACCCGCACTGGCGCGAACTGCTCTTGTTCAACGAATACTTTCACGCCGAAACAGGCCGGGGTATCGGGGCGAGCCATCAGACGGGTTGGACGGCGGCCGTAACCACGTTGATACGGGAAAGCCATCGATCTACATCCGCAGCTCCGCGCCAGTAAAAATTGGCCAATCATAATGTGTCCCGGCGCGATCGGGAATGAGGTCAGGGTTGCACGAACGTCCGCTTGCTTCTGCATACATTCGCAAGCCGCCGTTCCGCTGTCCACCCACAACTGCTGTGCGGCGGGAGTCGACCCAAGGACGAACCCGCTCTCGCGGGGAGGCTTCCTGAGGGGGAGGGCACAACTGGAGATCAGCGCGAGTGCTTGAGCGGGTTGCGCCAGCCTCCGAGCATGAGGGTCCACCCCTCATCTCGCGAGGATCACGCGATGTCCCAGCAACAAGCCTCCGTTTCCGTCAGCCCGCTCCGCCGCCGCATGCTCGACGACATGGCCATGCGCGGCCTGCACGAAGACACCCAACGCAACTACATCATGTCGGTGCGCAACTTCGCGGCCTTCCTGGGCCGTTCGCCCGAGACCGCCACGCCCGAGGACGTCCGCCGCTTCCAGATTCAACAGGCCGATAGCGGGGTGCAGCCGCCCACGGTCAACAACGCGGTGTCGGGGCTGCGCTTCCTGTTCAACGTCACGCTCGACCGGCCGGACCTGTCGCGGCGCCTCGTCCTGGCGCGCTACGCCCAGAAGCTGCCGACCGTGCTGAACGTCGAGGCGGTCGGGCGGCTGCTTGAAGCGGCGCGGGGCCCAAAGTACAGGGCTGCGCTCGGGGTGGCCTACGGGGCCGGCCTGCGCGTGTCCGAGGTGGTGGGGCTCAGGACCGGCGACATCGACAGCACCCGCATGCTGATCCGCGTCGAACAGGGCAAGGGGCGCAAGGACCGCAACGCGATGCTGTCGCCGCAGCTGCTGGAGCTGCTCCGGCAATGGTGGCGCGAGGGCCGACGCCGCGGCGTGATGCTGCCCGAAGGTTGGTTGTTCCCCGGCAAGAACAGCCTGGAGCCGCTGTCGACGCGCCAGCTCTGCCGCGCCGTCCATGAGGCCCCCGAGACGGCCGGCATCAGGAAGCGCGTCTCGCCCCACACGCTGCGCCACAGCTTCGCCACCCACCTGCTCGAGCAGGACGTCG is drawn from Lichenibacterium dinghuense and contains these coding sequences:
- a CDS encoding IS110 family transposase codes for the protein MTYYAGLDVSLEETAICVVDDAGRIVKELRAASAPGPLVAALQGLKLPIERIGLEACSLTAWLHEGLRAAGLAAVCIETRQANAAMKTMPNKTDRNDARALAQIMRTGWFRQVHVKSQQCRLWRSLLVARRTVLNEMRSIENVVRAMLREAGLKVGTPSRAAFDKRVRELCSDDTALLAMVEPLLTVLSTMIQQLARLTKQVLKIVREEKICRRLMSAPGVGPITALAFRATIDRPDRFGHSRDVGAHLGLTPSRYQSGETDIQGKISRCGDELARTALYEAANALLVRSQKWSSLRAWGMTIAKHRGMARARVAVARKLAVVLHRMWSDGTDFRFGTGPTTAPATVVA
- a CDS encoding tyrosine-type recombinase/integrase produces the protein MSQQQASVSVSPLRRRMLDDMAMRGLHEDTQRNYIMSVRNFAAFLGRSPETATPEDVRRFQIQQADSGVQPPTVNNAVSGLRFLFNVTLDRPDLSRRLVLARYAQKLPTVLNVEAVGRLLEAARGPKYRAALGVAYGAGLRVSEVVGLRTGDIDSTRMLIRVEQGKGRKDRNAMLSPQLLELLRQWWREGRRRGVMLPEGWLFPGKNSLEPLSTRQLCRAVHEAPETAGIRKRVSPHTLRHSFATHLLEQDVDIRVIQVLLGHSKLNTTALYARVATRTIRAVTSPLERLKLLMEGADTGA